A stretch of the Papaver somniferum cultivar HN1 chromosome 6, ASM357369v1, whole genome shotgun sequence genome encodes the following:
- the LOC113290444 gene encoding ABC transporter G family member 20-like: MGEREINALGFHVGIELEETSSMSLDDDLEEVSMMTKKTPVASSVLAFNNLTYSVNTSKEWRFRGILGRKDTEAVTSTRAKRKMLLNNISGEAREGEILAILGPSGSGKSTLIDALANRISKESLGGSVTLNGETLESGVLKMISAYVMQDDLLYPILTVEETLMFSADFRLPHSLSKGKKMERVQTVIDELGLRNAAKTIIGDEDHRGISGGERRRVSIGANVIRDPILLFLDEPTSGLNSSCAFMVVKVLQRIARSGRIVIMSVHQPSSRVVSLLDQLIFLSLGETVYYGSPFNLSPFLSEYGHCVPENEDTTEFMLDLYRELEDVPGGTRSMVEFNQEWYKKRNHPSNSEYSTTRLDESLKEVIPRGKLIYSDIGLTSFANPFWFDTVVLVKRSLRNSNRMPEVIMNQIGIALFLACFLGSLFWHLEQTEQGVQELIAFFAFMVTTIFFCCTDILAVCIQDRHIFIRETAYNAYHRSSYALYRSIIDIPIVLIVSIILASITFWSVGLEGGYSGFLFYFLVVFTAF; the protein is encoded by the coding sequence ATGGGAGAAAGGGAGATTAATGCTCTAGGTTTCCATGTAGGGATTGAGTTGGAAGAGACTTCCTCCATGTCTCTTGATGACGATCTTGAAGAAGTTAGTATGATGACGAAGAAGACGCCCGTAGCTTCATCTGTTCTCGCGTTCAATAATCTAACCTACAGTGTTAACACAAGTAAAGAATGGAGATTTCGTGGTATCCTTGGCCGAAAAGATACCGAAGCAGTAACAAGTACGCGTGCCAAGAGAAAAATGTTGCTGAATAATATCTCAGGTGAAGCTAGAGAAGGTGAGATTTTAGCTATTCTTGGTCCAAGTGGTTCGGGCAAGTCCACCTTGATTGATGCACTTGCCAATAGGATATCCAAGGAAAGCTTAGGAGGATCGGTAACACTGAATGGTGAAACTCTAGAGTCCGGGGTTCTTAAGATGATATCTGCTTATGTCATGCAAGACGATTTGTTATACCCTATCTTAACAGTTGAAGAGACGCTCATGTTTTCTGCTGACTTTAGATTGCCACATTCTCTCTCGAAAGGCAAGAAGATGGAAAGAGTTCAAACTGTCATTGATGAGCTAGGCTTGCGTAATGCAGCAAAGACCATAATAGGAGATGAAGATCATAGAGGCATCTCTGGTGGTGAGCGCCGTCGTGTTTCAATTGGAGCTAATGTGATTCGTGATCCAATTCTATTGTTTCTCGACGAACCAACGTCAGGACTGAATTCGTCATGTGCTTTCATGGTGGTTAAAGTTCTGCAACGAATTGCTCGGAGTGGGAGGATAGTGATTATGTCAGTTCACCAacctagttctagagttgtttccCTGCTCGATCAGTTGATCTTCCTCTCCCTGGGAGAAACCGTCTACTATGGCTCACCTTTTAATCTCTCACCTTTTTTGTCAGAATATGGTCATTGCGTCCCAGAGAATGAAGATACAACCGAATTCATGCTTGATTTATACCGCGAACTGGAGGATGTACCTGGTGGGACGAGAAGTATGGTCGAATTCAACCAAGAATGGTACAAGAAACGGAATCACCCTTCCAATTCAGAGTATTCTACCACCAGGTTGGATGAAAGCCTAAAGGAGGTCATACCAAGGGGGAAACTCATTTACAGTGACATTGGTCTGACGTCATTTGCAAATCCATTTTGGTTTGATACGGTTGTGCTCGTGAAACGATCATTAAGAAACTCAAACAGGATGCCCGAGGTAATTATGAATCAAATAGGTATCGCACTATTTCTAGCCTGTTTTTTAGGGAGTTTGTTTTGGCACCTTGAGCAAACGGAACAAGGGGTTCAAGAACTAATAGCGTTCTTCGCTTTTATGGTGACGACCATCTTTTTCTGCTGCACAGATATACTTGCAGTTTGCATCCAAGACAGGCACATCTTTATAAGAGAAACAGCATATAATGCGTACCATCGTTCATCTTATGCCCTGTATCGCTCAATTATAGATATACCCATAGTACTTATAGTATCTATCATTCTAGCATCAATAACGTTCTGGTCAGTAGGTTTAGAAGGTGGATATTCCGGTTTCTTATTCTATTTCCTTGTGGTATTCACAGCATTTTAG